The proteins below come from a single Paraconexibacter algicola genomic window:
- a CDS encoding DNA polymerase III subunit alpha: protein MSYVELHAHSGFSFLDGTSQPEELVVAALERGYEAVALTDHDTVSGSMEFAQAAKALGLRALHGAEISLDDGRHLTLLVRDARGWRSLCHLLTRAHAHTREGAGADRRIARPPAATLQDVLDHAEGLVCLSGCARHGVRDEPTLRTLREAYGPEGLRVELQRPFARHDRARNRGLESLARRLELRCVATGDVHAHTRERARLQDVFVAIREHATLDASEPVRRGNHTHVLASPQAMARRFADHPEAVAETVRLADELRFDLTQDLGYRYPGSDDRDARRRLAAVCHARFDERYPPADRALRERAAARLEEELGLIDRLGLSGFFLLHHELLELAQEVALEVRGPASARALLPPGRGRGSSVSSIVCHLTGLSHIDPVKNELFLGRFLNEEITSLPDIDLDFPRDVRARLIPRIHERYGHRHSALVAAFPTYRARGAIREIGKALGLPPGEIERVARSAEGWGIGNVERDVGQVIGEERMAEGADGAPGRWRWLVELAHEAYGLPRHLSQHSGGMIVATRPLVDCCPVVPAAMEGRQMVMWDKDSCADAGFLKIDLLGLGMLSAVERCVDHIADRHGITVDLSRIPFDDPETYGAIQRGETTGVFQIESRAQMASLLRTRPATLDDLTIQVAIVRPGPIQGGAVNPYIERRQRRRVDPDYPIPYEHPSLEPVLKDTLGTIIFQDQVIEVAMAFAGFTPGEAEGLRRAMSRKRSEAAIRAYHERFVQGAMREHGVDEAAAQRVYDMIVGFSGFGFPKAHGAAFGLLAYQSTWLRVHHAPEFLCALLDEQPMGFYPPDALVHEAQRRGIPVLPPDVNASAVGCTVVDLDRDAARRALEGREPEQDGAQVAAVRIGLGYVLGVRADDVAEIVAARESAGPFRSTGDLASRAGAGRPALEQLAWSGACDALLRTEVASPGHRRRAALWRFGIVAPGRAHGRDGTQLALPLDAPDAPDLPGLRAWDAMIADYATTGLTTAAHPIGLLRDELDRRGAVSSAALAGLRHGRSVRVGGLVVARQRPGTASGIVFMLLEDEGGTVNLVVPAAVYEQHRLIVRTEPLVIAEGVLERHPAAGGGINVLVRRLVPLEAPDDRPLAEIRSLAEVHDFSSLDERELARRAGEQQPAATGTDGAASGFRAVAPPVMSFAQGRRR from the coding sequence GTGTCGTACGTCGAGCTCCACGCCCACTCGGGCTTCTCCTTCCTCGACGGCACGTCGCAGCCCGAGGAGCTCGTGGTGGCCGCGCTGGAGCGCGGCTACGAGGCGGTCGCGCTCACCGACCACGACACGGTCTCCGGCTCGATGGAGTTCGCGCAGGCCGCGAAGGCGCTGGGGCTGCGCGCCCTGCACGGGGCGGAGATCTCGCTCGACGACGGGCGGCACCTGACCCTTCTCGTCCGCGACGCCCGCGGCTGGCGCAGCCTCTGCCATCTCCTCACCCGCGCGCACGCGCACACGCGGGAGGGCGCCGGTGCCGACCGGCGCATTGCGCGCCCACCCGCCGCCACGCTGCAGGACGTCCTGGACCACGCCGAGGGGCTCGTGTGCCTGAGCGGCTGCGCGCGCCACGGGGTCCGGGACGAGCCGACGCTGCGCACCCTGCGGGAGGCGTACGGCCCGGAGGGGCTGCGTGTCGAGCTCCAGCGGCCGTTCGCCCGCCACGACCGCGCGCGCAACCGCGGGCTCGAGTCGCTCGCCCGCCGGCTCGAGCTGCGCTGCGTCGCCACCGGCGACGTGCACGCGCACACGCGCGAGCGCGCGCGCCTGCAGGACGTGTTCGTGGCCATCCGCGAGCACGCGACGCTCGACGCCTCCGAGCCCGTGCGCCGTGGCAACCATACGCACGTGCTGGCCTCGCCGCAGGCGATGGCGCGCCGCTTCGCCGACCACCCGGAAGCGGTCGCCGAGACCGTGCGGCTGGCCGACGAGCTGCGCTTCGACCTCACCCAGGACCTCGGCTACCGCTACCCCGGCTCCGACGACCGCGACGCCCGCCGCCGGCTCGCCGCGGTCTGCCACGCGCGCTTCGACGAGCGCTACCCGCCCGCCGACCGGGCGCTGCGCGAGCGGGCGGCCGCCCGCCTGGAGGAGGAGCTCGGCCTGATCGACCGGCTGGGCCTCTCCGGCTTCTTCCTGCTGCACCACGAGCTGCTCGAGCTCGCCCAGGAGGTCGCGCTGGAGGTCCGTGGTCCGGCGTCCGCGCGGGCGCTGCTGCCGCCGGGGCGCGGTCGCGGGTCGAGCGTCAGCTCGATCGTGTGTCACCTCACCGGCCTCTCCCACATCGACCCGGTGAAGAACGAGCTGTTCCTCGGCCGCTTCCTCAACGAGGAGATCACGTCGCTGCCCGACATCGACCTCGACTTCCCGCGCGACGTGCGCGCCCGGCTCATCCCGCGGATCCACGAGCGCTACGGGCACCGCCACTCCGCGCTGGTCGCCGCCTTCCCGACCTACCGCGCGCGCGGGGCGATCCGCGAGATCGGCAAGGCGCTCGGCCTGCCGCCGGGGGAGATCGAGCGGGTCGCGCGCTCGGCGGAGGGCTGGGGGATCGGCAACGTCGAGCGCGACGTCGGCCAGGTGATCGGCGAGGAGCGCATGGCAGAGGGGGCCGACGGCGCCCCGGGCCGCTGGCGCTGGCTGGTGGAGCTCGCCCACGAGGCCTACGGGCTGCCCCGGCACCTGAGCCAGCACTCCGGCGGCATGATCGTCGCGACCCGGCCGCTCGTCGACTGCTGCCCGGTCGTGCCCGCCGCGATGGAGGGGCGCCAGATGGTCATGTGGGACAAGGACTCCTGCGCCGACGCGGGCTTCCTGAAGATCGACCTGCTCGGGCTCGGGATGCTCTCGGCGGTCGAGCGCTGCGTCGACCACATCGCCGACCGGCACGGGATCACCGTCGACCTCTCGCGGATCCCGTTCGACGACCCCGAGACCTACGGGGCGATCCAGCGGGGGGAGACCACCGGGGTCTTCCAGATCGAGAGCCGCGCGCAGATGGCGTCGCTGCTGCGCACCCGTCCCGCGACGCTCGACGACCTCACGATCCAGGTCGCGATCGTCCGTCCCGGACCGATCCAGGGCGGCGCGGTCAACCCGTACATCGAGCGGCGGCAGCGGCGGCGCGTCGACCCCGACTACCCGATCCCCTACGAGCATCCGTCGCTGGAGCCGGTCCTGAAGGACACGCTCGGCACGATCATCTTCCAGGACCAGGTGATCGAGGTCGCGATGGCGTTCGCGGGCTTCACGCCCGGCGAGGCGGAGGGGCTGCGCCGGGCGATGAGCCGCAAGCGCTCGGAGGCGGCGATCCGCGCGTACCACGAGCGGTTCGTGCAGGGCGCGATGCGCGAGCACGGGGTGGACGAGGCGGCCGCCCAGCGGGTCTACGACATGATCGTCGGGTTCTCCGGCTTCGGCTTCCCCAAGGCGCACGGGGCGGCGTTCGGCCTGCTGGCCTACCAGTCGACCTGGCTGCGGGTCCACCATGCGCCCGAGTTCCTCTGCGCCCTGCTCGACGAGCAGCCGATGGGCTTCTACCCGCCCGACGCGCTCGTCCACGAGGCGCAGCGCCGTGGCATCCCGGTGCTCCCGCCCGACGTCAACGCCAGCGCCGTCGGCTGCACGGTCGTCGACCTCGACCGGGACGCGGCCCGTCGCGCGCTCGAGGGCCGCGAGCCCGAGCAGGACGGTGCGCAGGTCGCGGCCGTGCGGATCGGGCTCGGCTACGTGCTCGGGGTCCGCGCCGACGACGTCGCGGAGATCGTGGCCGCCCGCGAGTCCGCGGGACCGTTCCGGTCAACCGGGGATCTCGCCTCGCGGGCCGGTGCGGGCCGCCCGGCGCTCGAGCAGCTCGCCTGGTCGGGCGCCTGTGACGCGCTCCTGCGCACCGAGGTGGCCTCACCCGGCCACCGCCGACGCGCCGCGTTGTGGCGGTTCGGCATCGTGGCGCCCGGGCGCGCGCACGGCCGGGACGGCACCCAGCTCGCGCTGCCGCTGGACGCCCCCGACGCCCCGGACCTGCCCGGCCTGCGGGCGTGGGACGCGATGATCGCCGACTACGCCACGACGGGCCTGACGACCGCCGCCCACCCGATCGGCCTGCTGCGCGACGAGCTCGACCGGCGGGGTGCTGTGTCCAGCGCCGCCCTCGCCGGGCTGCGCCACGGCCGGTCGGTCCGCGTGGGGGGCCTGGTCGTCGCCCGCCAGCGGCCCGGGACCGCCAGCGGCATCGTGTTCATGCTGCTGGAGGACGAGGGCGGCACCGTCAACCTCGTGGTGCCGGCCGCGGTCTACGAGCAGCATCGCCTGATCGTGCGGACCGAGCCGCTCGTCATCGCCGAGGGCGTGCTCGAGCGCCATCCGGCCGCGGGCGGCGGCATCAACGTGCTCGTCCGGCGGCTCGTGCCGCTGGAGGCGCCCGACGACCGGCCGCTCGCGGAGATCCGCTCGCTGGCCGAGGTGCACGACTTCTCGTCGCTGGACGAGCGCGAGCTCGCCCGCCGCGCCGGCGAGCAGCAGCCGGCGGCCACCGGCACCGACGGGGCCGCCTCGGGGTTCCGTGCGGTCGCCCCGCCGGTCATGAGCTTCGCGCAGGGGCGCCGCCGCTGA